The nucleotide window GTCCCGGCTGAGCGGCTTGCTGCCGTCCGGACGGACCCCACCGTAATTGACCTCGTTGAAGTGCTCGCAGTACGACTGCCGTCCCGTCGTGCACGTGACACATTCGCCGCAACTGTTGAAGGTGATTCCGACCTTGTCGCCCACCTGCACTTTGGTGACGCCGTCGCCGATCTCGAGGACCGTTCCAGCTCCCTCGTGACCGACCACGCCGGGGAACTCGATCGGGAGGACCCCGTCACGGGCAGCCAGGTCGGTGTGGCAGATGCCGGCTGCCTCGACCTGGACCAGCACTTCGCCTGCGCGTGGGCCTTCGATGTCGATCTCGTCGACACTGAAGTCGCTGCCTTGCCCGGTGAGCAGTGCGGCTTGCGTTTTCATGGATCTCTCTCCTGTGATGTGGTGATGCGGTTGTCGTTGTCAGGAACCGACCGGGGTCGCCGCGGTGACTTCGTGTAGCGACACCGACGGGTCACCCAGAGCGCCGGGTGACACCGGGGTACGTTGCGCGATGAACTTCTTGCCGGCGATGAAGTCGGACGGTGCGTTCGCGGCCTCCACCGCGTGGACCGTCTCGTCGGCCCCGAGGTGGTAGAGGGCGAAGGAACCCGGCTTCTTGCCGGGCCGAGGTACGATCCGAGCCCCGGGCCTGACGAGACCGGCGATCTTCAGTTTGATGTCGAACTGATCCGACCAGAACCATGGAACCTCGGGCTCCGGCTGCGGTCGCCCGGTCAGCGCGGCCACGACCTGCTTGGCCTGGTCGGTCACGTTCGGGATCGACTCGAGCCGAACCAGGTCACCGGTGTCGTTGATCGGTCGACGGGCGACGTCACCGATCGCGAAAACCGAGGGATCGCTTGTCCGCCCGCACCAATCGACGAGCACGCCGCCGTCGCAGGCCAGGCCCGCCTGATGGGCGAGTGCGTCGTCCGGGATGGCGCCGATCCCCACCAGGACCGTGTCGGCGGCAATGGTCGAACCATCCGCCAGGTCGACAGCCGTTGCCCAGCCGCCCTGTTGACGGACTTCCGTCACGGTCGCGTCGACCCGGATGTCGGTGCCGCGTGCACGGTGATAGTCGGTCAACCGTTGCGAGAGATCTGGACTCGCCACTCTCGCCAGGATGCGGTTCTCGCGCTCGACGACGGTGACGGGCACGTCGTGCGACCGTGCGACCGCGGCGACCTCCATGCCCACGTAACCGCCGCCGATGATGGCGAGCGTTCCGCGGGCCTCGAGGGATCGGCCCAGCGCCGCGGCG belongs to Gordonia westfalica and includes:
- a CDS encoding NAD(P)/FAD-dependent oxidoreductase, which encodes MVIVGAGHGGSTLAALLRQAGFDGPVVMIGSEPHLPYHRPPLSKKFGDPGFQQPIRPPDFYADNDIEVRTGASVTALDRSSQTVRLSTGERLGYAHLVLATGSSPRRLAVRGSDAAGVLTLRTIEDAAALGRSLEARGTLAIIGGGYVGMEVAAVARSHDVPVTVVERENRILARVASPDLSQRLTDYHRARGTDIRVDATVTEVRQQGGWATAVDLADGSTIAADTVLVGIGAIPDDALAHQAGLACDGGVLVDWCGRTSDPSVFAIGDVARRPINDTGDLVRLESIPNVTDQAKQVVAALTGRPQPEPEVPWFWSDQFDIKLKIAGLVRPGARIVPRPGKKPGSFALYHLGADETVHAVEAANAPSDFIAGKKFIAQRTPVSPGALGDPSVSLHEVTAATPVGS